A DNA window from Streptomyces sp. B21-083 contains the following coding sequences:
- a CDS encoding chorismate mutase, translated as MTTSNNREVDPAIRAELGRLRESIDNIDAAVVHMLAERFKCTQQVGHLKAAHQLPPADPDREAQQIARLRRLAESANLDPAFAEKLLNFIIAEVIRHHERIADDALNGGKPPVN; from the coding sequence ATGACCACCAGCAACAACCGTGAAGTCGACCCCGCGATCCGCGCGGAACTCGGCCGGCTGCGCGAGAGCATCGACAACATCGACGCCGCCGTCGTCCACATGCTCGCCGAGCGCTTCAAGTGCACCCAGCAGGTCGGCCACCTCAAAGCCGCGCACCAACTGCCGCCCGCCGACCCGGACCGCGAGGCCCAGCAGATCGCCCGGCTGCGCCGCCTGGCCGAAAGCGCCAACCTCGACCCCGCGTTCGCCGAGAAACTCCTCAACTTCATCATCGCCGAGGTGATCAGACACCATGAGCGCATCGCCGACGACGCCCTGAACGGCGGGAAACCACCGGTGAACTGA
- a CDS encoding helix-turn-helix transcriptional regulator: protein MYRTWMRFFSPAPAHHRLGLVCLGVGLQHGALPTVGPRVLDHHVAVVVSSGRGWFQGTDGHRRPVTAPALIWLTPGTTHHYGPDPDTGWDEAFVDFTGPATATYAELGYIEPERPLVPLTDAGPARAVIGRMARAARRDNPILEVETAAAVHELLVALRRTRADLAPDGDQVLAALAHDACRPLTVAEHAARHGMTPAELRTAVRRGAGCSPKDYLLGIRLSRAKELLAATELPVAAVARRVGYDDPAYFSRLFTRRVGMAPVHFRAQQGRTVPGGWSDRVPDPADPPMIEHPYTG from the coding sequence ATGTACCGCACCTGGATGCGCTTCTTCAGCCCCGCGCCCGCCCACCACCGGCTCGGCCTCGTCTGCCTCGGCGTCGGCCTCCAGCACGGCGCCCTGCCCACCGTCGGCCCGCGCGTCCTCGACCACCATGTGGCCGTCGTCGTGAGCAGTGGCCGAGGCTGGTTCCAGGGCACCGACGGACACCGCCGGCCCGTCACCGCGCCCGCCCTGATCTGGCTCACCCCCGGTACGACCCACCACTACGGGCCCGACCCCGACACCGGCTGGGACGAGGCGTTCGTCGACTTCACCGGGCCCGCCACCGCCACGTACGCCGAACTCGGCTACATCGAGCCCGAGCGGCCCCTCGTGCCCCTCACCGACGCCGGACCCGCCCGGGCCGTGATCGGGCGCATGGCCCGCGCCGCACGCCGCGACAACCCCATCCTGGAGGTCGAGACGGCCGCCGCCGTCCACGAACTGCTCGTCGCCCTGCGCCGTACCCGCGCCGACCTCGCCCCCGACGGCGACCAGGTCCTCGCGGCCCTCGCCCACGACGCCTGCCGTCCCCTGACAGTCGCCGAACACGCCGCCCGGCACGGCATGACCCCCGCGGAACTGCGCACCGCGGTACGACGCGGCGCCGGATGCAGCCCCAAGGACTACCTCCTCGGCATCCGGCTGAGCCGCGCCAAGGAACTCCTCGCCGCCACCGAACTGCCCGTCGCCGCGGTCGCCCGCCGCGTCGGCTACGACGATCCCGCGTACTTCTCCCGCCTCTTCACCCGCCGCGTCGGCATGGCCCCCGTCCACTTCCGCGCCCAACAGGGACGCACGGTTCCCGGCGGCTGGAGCGACCGGGTGCCCGATCCCGCCGACCCACCGATGATCGAACACCCGTACACCGGTTGA
- a CDS encoding S1 family peptidase — protein MTHTSSAGRGFSLVKRAAAVGAAALTIASLQPLAAQAAPAPVVGGTPAAQSEFPWLVHLSMGCGGALYKKDVVLTAAHCVDGSGATTGITVTAGVADLNASGAIKVRSTKVRQAPGYDGNGKDWALIKLARPINKPTLKIATTTRYNRGTFTIAGWGDTTENAGTGTTKLLKATVPYVSDAGCKLHYGKRLVPGDELCAGNLAGGVDTCQGDSGGPMFRKDDTGAWIQVGIVSWGDGCARPGVPGVYSQVSTFAKDIARAASAL, from the coding sequence TTGACCCACACCTCGTCGGCCGGAAGAGGTTTCTCCCTGGTCAAGCGGGCCGCGGCGGTCGGTGCCGCGGCCCTCACGATCGCGAGCCTCCAGCCGCTCGCCGCACAGGCCGCGCCCGCGCCCGTCGTAGGAGGAACGCCCGCCGCGCAGAGCGAGTTCCCGTGGCTGGTGCACCTCTCGATGGGCTGCGGCGGCGCGCTCTACAAGAAGGACGTCGTCCTGACCGCCGCCCACTGCGTGGACGGCTCCGGCGCCACCACCGGCATCACCGTCACCGCCGGGGTCGCCGACCTGAACGCCTCGGGGGCGATCAAGGTCAGGTCGACCAAGGTCCGCCAGGCGCCGGGCTACGACGGCAACGGCAAGGACTGGGCGCTCATCAAGCTCGCCCGGCCGATCAACAAGCCCACGCTGAAGATCGCCACGACGACGCGGTACAACCGCGGCACGTTCACCATCGCGGGCTGGGGTGACACCACGGAGAACGCCGGCACCGGCACGACCAAGCTCCTGAAGGCCACCGTCCCCTACGTCAGCGACGCGGGCTGCAAGCTGCACTACGGCAAGCGGCTCGTGCCCGGCGACGAGCTGTGCGCCGGCAATCTGGCGGGCGGCGTCGACACCTGCCAGGGCGACTCAGGCGGCCCCATGTTCCGCAAGGACGACACCGGTGCCTGGATCCAGGTCGGCATCGTCAGCTGGGGCGACGGCTGCGCCCGGCCCGGCGTACCCGGCGTCTACTCCCAGGTGTCCACGTTCGCGAAGGACATAGCCCGGGCGGCGTCCGCGCTGTAG
- a CDS encoding ankyrin repeat domain-containing protein, with protein sequence MNGQEPPNGRERDLFTAVYEGDEDAVVRLLRLGASPEAVDEDGQTALYVAAVSDAPGIVRLLLSAGAAPDRLSTGSDLPLCGAACGGHTEVVRALLASGAVPDAVEAFGFTALHWALRRGHAAVSAALLAAGADPNRPGPTGEFPLVTAARRGAPACVRSLLAHGAGSRAQALTEARRWTRLDVASELRAGLERAHGFGGEYVTRRWAEGVAVELVRDGNVVAGADQGTGHAVIVTVLEEVLGVG encoded by the coding sequence ATGAACGGGCAAGAACCTCCGAACGGCAGAGAGCGTGATCTCTTCACCGCGGTGTACGAAGGTGACGAGGACGCGGTCGTACGGCTGCTGCGCCTCGGGGCGAGCCCGGAAGCGGTGGACGAGGACGGGCAGACCGCCCTGTACGTGGCCGCGGTGAGCGACGCGCCCGGCATCGTACGGCTGCTGCTGTCCGCCGGTGCCGCGCCCGACCGGCTGAGCACGGGCTCGGACCTCCCTCTGTGCGGGGCGGCCTGCGGCGGGCACACCGAGGTCGTTCGCGCGCTGCTGGCTTCGGGCGCCGTGCCCGACGCGGTGGAGGCGTTCGGTTTCACGGCCCTGCACTGGGCCCTGCGTCGCGGTCACGCGGCGGTGTCCGCAGCCCTGCTGGCGGCGGGCGCCGACCCGAACCGCCCCGGCCCGACCGGCGAGTTCCCACTGGTCACGGCCGCCCGCCGGGGCGCCCCCGCCTGCGTACGGTCCCTGCTGGCGCACGGCGCCGGATCCAGGGCTCAGGCGCTGACGGAGGCCCGCCGGTGGACGCGGCTGGACGTGGCGTCAGAGCTCCGGGCGGGGCTGGAGCGTGCGCATGGCTTCGGCGGGGAGTACGTGACGCGGCGCTGGGCGGAGGGGGTGGCCGTGGAACTGGTGCGGGACGGAAACGTGGTGGCGGGCGCCGATCAGGGGACCGGGCACGCGGTGATCGTGACGGTGCTGGAAGAGGTACTGGGGGTGGGGTAG